One genomic window of Quercus lobata isolate SW786 chromosome 9, ValleyOak3.0 Primary Assembly, whole genome shotgun sequence includes the following:
- the LOC115961441 gene encoding uncharacterized protein LOC115961441 encodes MAQAIPMYSMSATLLPKGLSDQLDASMRKFWWSPKSKAGSYWSPMSWSSLCLPQKEDGLGFRKFWDFNQALLSKLGWWILSRKNCLCIKVLRAKYKIRDNWLAHHSPSNASPFWKSMMGTKHLIAKATCLLVGNGNSIRTWIDPWIPNLPSFIPTPKVDANLDIALVVSQLLIPNRSSWDIPKLSLLFEEHVVELIQKFSIPSCPMDDSWSWTATNSGFFSVNSAY; translated from the coding sequence ATGGCCCAAGCCATCCCGATGTATTCTATGTCAGCTACTCTTCTTCCTAAAGGTCTTAGTGATCAATTAGATGCATCTATGCGCAAATTTTGGTGGAGCCCTAAATCAAAGGCGGGTTCGTATTGGTCTCCGATGTCTTGGTCTTCTCTTTGTTTGCCACAAAAGGAggatggcttgggtttcagAAAATTCTGGGATTTCAACCAAGCTCTCCTCTCCAAACTTGGCTGGTGGATTCTATCCAGAAAGAATTGTCTTTGTATTAAGGTTTTGAGGGCGAAATACAAGATTCGGGATAATTGGCTGGCTCATCATTCTCCTAGCAATGCGTCCCCCTTTTGGAAAAGCATGATGGGCACAAAACACCTTATTGCAAAGGCAACTTGCCTTTTAGTAGGTAATGGGAATTCCATTAGAACATGGATAGACCCGTGGATTCCTAATCTCCCTAGTTTCATCCCTACCCCAAAAGTTGATGCTAATCTGGATATTGCTTTGGTAGTTTCTCAGCTCCTTATTCCAAACCGAAGTAGTTGGGATATTCCAAAGCTGAGTTTGCTATTTGAGGAGCATGTTGTTGAGCTTATCCAAAAATTTTCCATTCCTAGTTGCCCTATGGATGATAGTTGGTCTTGGACTGCAACAAACTCCGGGTTTTTTTCTGTCAACTCCGCTTATTAG